The Candida dubliniensis CD36 chromosome 2, complete sequence genome contains a region encoding:
- a CDS encoding reduced growth phenotype protein (protein rgp1), putative (Similar to S. cerevisiae RGP1), with protein sequence MPGSPSSSSSNSPYVKVLNEKLSISLQYLDCERSCQTCVLTFINTADQDININPTKQTSSGGWLSGLFGSSPPLDESLSKVNVDANLPIDLFLGYIQLFGYVVLNYKFEIDTASLEVNKKSQWWNNTEYWNQYLETNEKKDDRIDEYLKLDTVPFIEENYSEKFTIGGKLGGVQDLVVNDDRILTDNGYLLHDLIGNFNSYSSSKESQALPLQSLTDTIVPFYTTPQSLLFTDLTISKNSSRSFCLRIPIRDDLPPSYNTCSTGPACDQGLITIRYSLIVSLIEGNFSNKTKSVYFPLKMNSKRYGGAHRYLQKRHFDSSIRLDKNWLVEIVSDKEETKHQEKDKSEKGSFLQDLSTLIDSDLYNMPKVSSMERRKSSVNGMSDEINSEGYISQLPEHLKTQFRLRVNNQELCTIGLSKPYYHPGEDLNYVINLNPNASNTTKVIGLSTYLEAHEVYHLPENGKKIHKYKITGNVKLNTLAPSIINTQLSESSPCFLNDYLNIPKFVTPQFQSSRFLNLEYHLVFQFNLSEDDLHEQKANEENYATVFAKCDLYKSETIASSYKFTIPVYILQ encoded by the coding sequence ATGCCAGGATCAccatcgtcatcatcgtcaAATAGCCCATATGTCAAAGTTCTCAATGAAAAACTTTCCATATCCTTGCAGTATTTAGATTGTGAAAGATCGTGTCAGACATGTGTGTTGACTTTCATCAACACTGCAGACCAAGACATTAACATCAATCCcacaaaacaaacaagcaGTGGTGGTTGGTTGAGTGGTTTGTTTGGATCAAGTCCACCATTGGATGAATCCCTAAGCAAGGTGAATGTTGATGCAAACCTTCCGATCGATTTATTTCTTGGATATATACAGTTATTTGGATATGTTGTCTTGAATtacaaatttgaaattgacaCAGCATCTTTGGAGGTCAACAAGAAGTCCCAATGGTGGAATAACACTGAATATTGGAACCAATACTTAGAAACTAACGAGAAGAAGGACGATAGGATTGATGAGTACTTGAAATTAGATACGGTACCATTTATTGAAGAGAATTACTCTGAAAAATTCACTATTGGCGGGAAACTAGGGGGAGTACAAGATCTAGTAGTCAATGACGATAGAATTCTTACTGATAATGGATATCTATTGCATGATTTGATTGGTAATTTCAACTCATATTCGTCTTCAAAAGAGAGTCAAGCACTTCCACTACAAAGCCTAACTGACACTATTGTACCTTTCTATACCACACCGCAATCATTGTTGTTTACAGATTTGACCATTTCCAAAAATTCTTCACGCAGTTTCTGTTTGAGAATCCCTATAAGAGATGATTTGCCACCAAGTTATAACACTTGTCTGACAGGTCCAGCATGCGATCAAGGATTAATTACCATCCGGTACTCATTGATAGTGAGTCTAATTGAGGGAAACTTCTCCAATAAAACCAAGTCTGTATACTTTCcattaaaaatgaattcaaaGAGGTATGGCGGAGCACATAGATACTTACAAAAACGACACTTTGATAGTTCGATAAGGTTAGACAAGAACTGGCTAGTAGAAATAGTGTCCGACAAAGAGGAAACAAAGCACCAAGAAAAGGACAAATCTGAAAAAGGGTCTTTTTTGCAAGATCTTTCCACGTTAATTGATTCAGATTTGTACAATATGCCAAAGGTATCAAGCAtggaaagaagaaaaagcaGTGTGAACGGAATGTCagatgaaattaattcTGAAGGATACATTTCCCAGCTACCTGAACATTTGAAAACACAATTTCGTTTGCGAGTGAACAATCAAGAACTATGCACCATTGGGTTATCGAAACCTTATTATCATCCAGGTGAAGATTTAAATTATGTTATCAACCTAAATCCCAATGCAAGCAACACAACGAAAGTTATTGGACTTAGTACCTACTTAGAGGCGCATGAGGTATACCATTTACCagaaaatggaaaaaagaTTCACAAGTACAAGATTACAGGTAATGTCAAACTAAACACCCTTGCCccttcaattattaataccCAGTTATCAGAATCCTCGCCTTGCTTTCTAAATGATTATCTTAACATTCCCAAGTTTGTTACACCACAATTTCAAAGTAGCAGGTTTCTTAATTTGGAGTACCATCTTGTCTtccaatttaatttaagTGAAGATGATTTGCATGAACAAAAAGCAAACGAGGAAAATTATGCGACGGTATTTGCTAAATGTGATCTTTACAAGAGTGAAACAATAGCTAGTTCGTACAAGTTCACGATCCCTGTGTATATTTtacaataa
- the CHK1 gene encoding histidine kinase osmosensor and regulator, putative yields MSMNCFNSHENARDCEKETITTTEYHESEQPDVKAIRNFKFFKMDEAETKNNSNLQISNLSPLDSQSEPPSVLSLNHSTIPEQYERSQGTPDPLHTPEISLSDYLYDQTLSPQGFDNSRENFNIHQTIASLFEDNSSVISQESVEDTKTTLSSETTDNLSLSNASYLTNINFVQNHLEYLSQNFSGNPSSNGLSPSSSSSSQIDFDAANLTPESIPGYILNKKFGPVHQSTDSVYNAIKVAQNKTNDFHSNAVASQKPLDLNSKVIVRLSPNIFHNLSLSRFLNEWYILSGKHSSKKHRVWSNESLTNEYVQKKTIPIFDKEDARFRPTLPLNIPGVLYPQEILNFRVNSDDYPLKQASPSTNQKRFAMVYPDNDYKTFKQLSMLAVYEQQTRQGSFSSDEARRKSSSGFNVGVNAPTIEAGSLDSLGTLMQNHHLGTNSTNGDPLHSKLAKFDYEIIKSPMKLIEVLTDIMRVVETISVIHELGFVHNGLTSNNLLKSEKNARDIKVTGWGFAFSFSENCSHGYRNKHLAQVQDLIPYMAPEVLAITNSVVEYRSDFYSLGVIMYELILGTLPFKNSNPQTLIRMHNFEKPIAPSMLAPSWISEKLSSVVMKLLEKNPRNRYSDCHSLLHDLTEVKNMYISKLLESGESGQTGNLNLSDQQYYLAKEIVPHPEKMGVIPVLGLREHFIGRGDFLQNVTETYNSNQNGVDLVFISGESGRGKSLILQDLQAGAVLKHNFYYSWKFSFFGADTHVYRFLVEGVQKIITQILNSSEEIRNTWRDLILTHIPIDLSILFYLIPELKVLLGKKYTSIYQHKVGMGTSRNTLKENQTLRLEIKLRQILKEFFRLIAKQGLSIFLDDVQWCSEESWRLLCDVLDFDSSGEAKEGVSIKVVVCYALNADHLENVDTEHKKVSFCRYAKQSNLNLHEFNIPHIPLEDAIDFLCEPYVKSDYRLSGEHLNLVDNLNDTNKNPNDNLKAIPTIIQELYQSSGGNVLLLVFLTRMTKLSGKVPFSHFSNRDSHLYDYLSNNNYGSTRNEILANYLNMGTSSDARALLKIAALISSGSGFFFSDLIVATDLPMAETFQLLQICIHSRIIVPTSTYYKVPMDLIASDQTPFDLTDDNIWKLATLCSYKFFHDSICTHIIKELNASGEFKELSRLCGLRFYNTITKERLLNIGGYLQMATHFRNSYEAARPEENEKYVEVLVQAGRYAISTYNMKLSQWFFNVVGELVYNLDSKTQLKSVLTIAENHFNSCEFEQCLNVVENAQRKFGFDRLIFCIQIIRCKIELGDYDEANQIAIECLQELGVPLNDDECVGKNSFETFSGKIPLSVAEIRGILKIKKCKNSRTLLMYQLVSELIVLFKVQGKDRMRKFLTAYAMSQIYSQGSSPYCAVILIDFAQSLVNEHTTSGMLKAKELSVVMLSLVNRAPEISLSYVQSIYEYYFSCHAVLFESIEKMSDLINPGNASSDCTRSSFYSSFHLMVHVSKIFFSCMNGEGLKMFSASRAKSYLLGDSHTTEMDNFLYDSEMLLCGHSKLNEFMIKYQSFNQTSVGKFCYYLIVLCVMARDKRFDDAASLILQVVEDLSESLPVSFLHHQYYLICGKVFAYRQTKMPESDEQVEHILERQFVRYELWASTNESILLPRYLLLNAYKQIRENNVDKLEILDSFEEALQTTQRYHNVYDMCWINFECARWLINIKQKRHRISRMVKQGLKIMRSLELKNHLRLSEIEFGEYIEDEHQKNKWAGLTDNLVLDSVATSQQQNMESRLSSNDDKQSVRGKHYTKKELDNHLLRLHLDGHGTSIDLNSAICECLAISEALDENSILTKLMASAIKYSGATYGVIVTKKNQETPFLRTIGSQQNIHTLNNIPISDDICPTQLIRHVLHTGETVNKAHDHIGFANNFGNEYFQATDKKYSVVCLPLKSQLGFFGAIYLEAGEGSFGHEDLFNERKCDLLQLFCTQAAVALGKERLLLQMEVAKMAAEDATDEKASFLANMSHEIRTPFNSLLSFAIFLLDTKLDSTQREYVEAIQSSAMITLNIIDGILAFSKIEHGSFTLENAPFSLNDCIETAIQVSGETVLNDQIELVFCNNCPEIEFVVGDLTRFRQIIINLVGNAIKFTTKGHVLISCDSRKLTEERVEINVSVQDSGIGIPKKSQNKVFGAFSQVDGSARRQYGGSGLGLAISKKLTELMGGTIRFESEEGIGTTFFVSVIMDAKVYSTPPFSSNKKCLIYSKHRLTAKSIAKILKYFGLTVEVTNDKSDFLASVASNDIVFIDRGMETNASGAAKVIPIDAKPFKRNKLISILKEQPSSPAKVHGTNEFDLSKKYPLRILLAEDNLLNYKVCLKHLDKLGYKADHAKDGVIVLDKCKELLEKNEKYDVILMDIQMPRKDGITATRDLKTLFHTYQKESWLPVIVALTANVAGDDKKKCLEEGMFDFITKPILPKELRRILTKVGESVNI; encoded by the coding sequence ATGTCTatgaattgttttaattcaCACGAAAATGCAAGGGACTGCGAGAAGGAAACAATTACGACGACAGAATATCATGAATCTGAACAACCAGACGTGAAAGCTATAcgaaatttcaaattcttcaagaTGGATGAGGCagaaactaaaaacaattcaaacttgcaaatttcaaatttgtcTCCCCTTGATTCACAGTCAGAGCCCCCTTCAGTCCTAAGCTTGAATCATTCAACAATACCAGAACAATATGAACGAAGTCAAGGCACTCCCGACCCACTACACACGCCAGAAATTTCATTGAGCGATTATTTATATGACCAAACATTAAGTCCCCAAGGCTTTGATAATAGCCGTGAAAACTTTAACATCCATCAAACTATCGCCAGTTTATTTGAAGATAATTCGTCAGTTATATCGCAAGAATCTGTTGAAGACACCAAAACAACACTATCACTGGAAACAACTGATAACCTATCGTTAAGTAATGCATCATATTTGACTAACATTAACTTTGTACAAAATCATTTAGAATACCTTAGTCAAAATTTCCTGGGAAATCCCTCTTCCAATGGGTTGCTGccgtcatcatcatcatcatcacagATAGATTTTGATGCCGCAAATTTGACACCCGAATCAATACCAGGGTACATTCTCAACAAGAAGTTTGGCCCAGTACACCAACTGACCGACCTGGTATACAATGCCATCAAGGTTGCTCAAAACAAGACAAACGATTTCCATAGCAATGCTGTCGCTAGTCAAAAACCATTAGATTTGAATTCTAAAGTAATAGTGAGACTATCACCtaatatttttcataacCTATCACTTTCGCGTTTTCTCAATGAATGGTACATATTATCTGGGAAACACAGCTCGAAGAAACATAGAGTATGGTCCAATGAATCTCTTACTAATGAATATGTACAGAAGAAAACAATCCCCatatttgataaagaaGATGCCCGTTTCAGGCCAACTTTGCCATTAAATATACCTGGTGTCTTGTACCCGCAAGAGATTTTAAACTTTCGTGTGAACAGCGATGATTATCCACTTAAACAGGCCTCACCGTCCACTAATCAGAAAAGGTTTGCCATGGTATACCCAGACAACGATTATAAGACCTTCAAGCAGCTCAGCATGCTCGCTGTGTATGAACAACAAACTAGACAGGGGTCATTTTCCTCCGACGAGGCACGACGAAAATCCAGCAGCGGTTTTAATGTAGGTGTCAATGCACCCACCATTGAAGCTGGGTCTTTGGATTCTTTAGGTACATTGATGCAGAATCACCATCTAGGAACAAATTCAACCAACGGAGATCCACTTCATTCAAAACTAGCAAAGTTTGACTATGAGATCATTAAGCTGCCCATGAAATTAATAGAAGTTTTGACGGATATAATGAGAGTTGTCGAAACAATTAGTGTTATTCACGAACTAGGATTTGTTCACAATGGGCTAACTAGCAATAATTTGTTAAAGTCAGAGAAAAACGCCAGAGATATCAAAGTCACTGGATGGGGGTTTGCTTTCAGTTTTTCTGAAAATTGTAGCCATGGTTACAGAAATAAACACTTGGCTCAAGTTCAAGATTTGATACCTTACATGGCACCTGAGGTGTTGGCCATTACAAATTCGGTTGTAGAATACCGGTCGGACTTCTACTCGTTGGGGGTAATAATGTATGAGTTAATATTAGGTACTTTGCCATTCAAAAATAGCAATCCACAGACATTAATTAGAATGCACAATTTTGAAAAGCCAATAGCTCCCAGTATGTTGGCACCAAGTTGGATTTCAGAAAAATTGAGTAGCGTTGTTATGAAATTGTTAGAGAAGAATCCACGCAACAGGTATAGCGATTGCCACTCATTGCTCCATGATTTGACTGAAGTTAAGAATATGTACATTAGCAAATTATTGGAATCAGGAGAAAGTGGTCAAACTGGTAACCTCAATTTAAGTGATCAGCAATACTATTTGGCTAAAGAGATTGTACCACATCCTGAGAAAATGGGAGTCATCCCTGTGCTTGGATTGAGAGAGCATTTCATTGGAAGAGGAGATTTTTTGCAAAATGTTACTGAAACCTACAACAGCAATCAGAATGGGGTTGATTTAGTTTTTATATCTGGCGAAAGCGGGAGAGGTAAATCGTTAATACTACAAGATCTCCAAGCAGGGGCAGTTTTGAAACacaatttttattactCCTGGAAGTTTAGCTTTTTTGGAGCAGATACTCATGTCTACCGGTTTCTTGTTGAAGGTGTTCAAAAGATAATAACTCAAATTTTAAACTCTTCAGAAGAAATTCGAAATACATGGAGAGATCTAATTTTGACACACATTCCTATAGATTTAAGcatattgttttatttgatcCCTGAATTAAAAGTACTATTGGGGAAAAAATACACTTCTATTTACCAACATAAAGTTGGAATGGGGACGCTGAGAAATACTCTCAAAGAAAACCAAACATTGAGACTCGAAATTAAATTGAGACAAATTCTAAAGGAGTTTTTCAGACTCATTGCTAAACAAGGTTTGTCGATTTTTTTGGATGATGTGCAATGGTGTTCAGAAGAATCATGGAGATTGTTATGTGACGTTTTAGATTTTGATTCATCTGGAGAGGCAAAAGAGGGTGTTAGCATTAAAGTAGTAGTGTGCTATGCCTTGAATGCGGACCATTTAGAGAATGTTGATACAGAACACAAGAAAGTTTCCTTTTGCCGATATGCCAAACAAAGTAACTTGAATTTGCATGAGTTTAATATACCCCATATCCCACTAGAAGATGCCATCGATTTTTTGTGTGAGCCATACGTGAAACTGGACTACCGATTGAGCGGCGAACATTTGAATCtagttgataatttaaatgacACAAATAAAAACCCCAACGACAACCTTAAAGCTATCCCCACGATAATTCAAGAGTTATATCAATCCTCAGGCGGAAATGTTTTACTATTAGTTTTTTTGACAAGAATGACAAAACTATCTGGAAAAGTTCCATTCTCACACTTTTCTAACAGAGATTCACATTTATATGACTATTTACTGAATAACAATTACGGATCCACTAGAAATGAGATTCTTgcaaattatttgaatatgGGAACCAGTTCAGACGCAAGAGCCTTGCTTAAAATCGCCGCGTTAATTTCCAGTGGGTCAgggttctttttttcagaCTTAATTGTCGCCACAGACTTACCGATGGCTGAAACATTCCAGCTATTACAGATATGTATTCACTCGAGAATAATTGTTCCCACTAGCACATATTACAAAGTGCCTATGGATTTAATAGCTTCTGACCAGACTCCATTTGATTTAACAGATGAtaatatttggaaattgGCAACTTTATGCAGCTACAAGTTCTTTCACGATTCTATTTGTACTCATATcattaaagaattgaacGCCAGTGGCGAGTTCAAAGAACTTTCTAGACTATGCGGATTGAGGTTTTACAATACCATTACAAAGGAACGTCTACTAAATATTGGTGGCTACCTTCAAATGGCTACTCACTTTAGAAACTCATACGAGGCAGCAAGGCCGGAAGAAAACGAAAAGTATGTCGAAGTGTTAGTCCAGGCAGGAAGATATGCCATATCAACTTATAATATGAAATTGTCTCAATGGTTTTTCAATGTTGTTGGTGAATTGGTATATAACCTTGATTCAAAAACTCAGTTAAAATCCGTATTAACAATAGCCGAGAATCATTTTAATTCTTGCGAATTTGAACAATGCCTaaatgttgttgaaaatgcACAGAGgaaatttggttttgaCAGGTTGATATTTTGCATTCAAATAATTCGTTGCAAAATTGAGCTAGGTGATTATGACGAGGCAAACCAAATTGCAATTGAATGTCTTCAAGAATTAGGTGTTCCATTAAATGATGACGAATGTGTAGGCAAAAACCTGTTTGAAACGTTTCTGGGAAAAATACCGCTTTCCGTGGCCGAAATTAGAGgtattttgaaaatcaaaaagtGCAAAAACTCACGAACTTTGCTAATGTATCAGTTAGTTTCCGAGCTTATTGTCCTTTTCAAGGTTCAAGGTAAAGACAGAATGAGAAAGTTCCTCACGGCTTATGCCATGAGTCAAATTTACTCACAGGGATCTTCTCCTTATTGTGCAGTTATTCTTATAGATTTTGCACAATCACTTGTCAACGAACACACAACGTCAGGAATGCTCAAAGCAAAAGAACTCAGTGTTGTTATGTTATCATTAGTTAATAGAGCACCAGAAATATCTTTGTCATATGTTCAATCTATTTATGAATACTATTTCAGTTGCCATGCAGTATTgtttgaatcaattgaaaaaatgcTGGATCTTATAAATCCCGGTAATGCGAGTTCGGATTGCACAAGACTGTCTTTTTATTCATCTTTTCATTTGATGGTTCATGTTTCcaaaatattcttttcGTGCATGAATGGAGAAGGGTTAAAAATGTTCTCAGCATCCAGGGCCAAATCATATTTACTAGGGGATTCTCATACGACTGAAATggataattttttgtatgaTAGTGAAATGTTACTTTGTGGGcattcaaaattgaatgaatttatGATCAAATATCAGTCCTTCAACCAAACTTCTGTTGGtaaattttgttattatttaattgtgTTATGTGTAATGGCACGCGACAAAAGATTTGACGACGCTGCCAGTTTGATTTTACAAGTTGTGGAAGATCTACTGGAATCATTGCCCGTGTCTTTTTTGCACCATCAATATTACTTAATTTGTGGTAAAGTGTTTGCTTATCGTCAGACAAAAATGCCAGAAAGTGATGAACAAGTGGAGCATATTTTGGAACGTCAATTTGTGCGGTATGAATTATGGGCGCTGACTAATGAGTCCATACTTCTTCCGAGGTACTTGTTGTTAAATGCGTATAAACAGATTAGAGAAAATAACGTTGACAAGTTGGAAATATTAGATTCCTTTGAGGAGGCATTGCAAACGACTCAAAGATACCACAATGTATACGATATGTGTTGGATTAATTTTGAATGCGCAAGGTGGTTAATTAACATAAAACAGAAAAGGCACAGAATCTCAAGAATGGTTAAACAAGGTCTTAAAATTATGAGAAGCttagaattgaaaaatcatttgAGATTGTCTGAAATTGAGTTTGGTGAATACATCGAGGACGAACATcagaaaaataaatggGCAGGGTTGACTGATAATCTAGTATTGGATAGTGTAGCTACCTcgcaacaacaaaatatgGAGAGTAGGTTATCTTCCAATGATGACAAGCAATCTGTTCGGGGAAAACATTATACTAAAAAAGAGCTTGACAACCATTTGCTTAGATTGCACCTTGATGGCCACGGAACAAGTATAGATTTGAATTCTGCAATTTGTGAATGTCTAGCTATATCGGAAGCCCTAGACGAAAATTCGATTCTCACCAAGTTGATGGCATCAGCCATTAAATATTCAGGTGCCACATACGGAGTAATAGTTACCAAGAAAAACCAAGAAACGCCTTTTCTTAGAACAATTGGATCGCAGCAAAATATTCACACATTAAACAATATACCAATTTCTGACGACATTTGCCCCACTCAATTGATTCGTCACGTATTGCACACAGGGGAAACGGTGAACAAGGCTCATGACCATATAGGGTTTGCCAATAACTTTGGAAACGAGTATTTTCAAGCAACGGACAAAAAATACTCAGTTGTGTGCTTGCCATTGAAGAGTCAGCTTGGATTCTTCGGAGCAATTTATTTAGAGGCTGGTGAAGGTAGTTTTGGACATGAAGATTTGTTCAATGAACGAAAGTGTGATTTGTTGCAACTTTTTTGCACACAAGCAGCTGTGGCTTTGGGCAAGGAGCGTTTACTTTTACAGATGGAGGTAGCAAAAATGGCAGCAGAAGACGCCACTGATGAAAAGGCTAGTTTTTTGGCGAACATGTCGCATGAAATACGAACTCCgttcaattctttattgtCATTTGctatatttttattagaCACTAAATTGGATTCTACTCAAAGAGAATATGTCGAGGCAATTCAGAGCTCAGCAATGATTACAttgaatattattgatgGGATTCTTgcattttcaaaaattgagCATGGGTCATTTACATTAGAAAATGCtccattttctttaaatgaTTGCATTGAAACCGCTATTCAAGTAAGTGGGGAAACGGTTTTAAATGACCAGATTGAGTTGGTGTTTTGTAACAATTGCCCAGAGATTGAATTTGTGGTTGGTGACCTCACGAGGTTTAGACagattataatcaatttagtGGGCAATGCTATAAAGTTTACGACAAAAGGTCATGTCTTGATCTCCTGTGATAGCCGAAAACTTACAGAAGAAAGGGTTGAAATTAATGTGTCTGTTCAAGATTCTGGTATTGGAATCCCAAAGAAATCTCAAAATAAGGTGTTTGGAGCTTTTTCACAAGTGGATGGGTCTGCCAGAAGACAGTATGGAGGCTCTGGATTAGGGTTAGCGATATCAAAGAAATTGACTGAGTTAATGGGTGGTACTATTAGATTTGAAAGTGAGGAAGGGATTGGTACAACATTCTTTGTTAGCGTCATTATGGACGCAAAAGTGTACTCAACCCCGCCATTCAgttcaaataaaaagtgCTTGATCTACAGCAAGCATCGTCTTACTGCCAAGTCAATTGCAAAGATACTTAAGTATTTTGGATTGACAGTTGAAGTCACTAATGACAAATCAGACTTTTTAGCTTCCGTTGCATCTAATGATATCGTTTTTATTGATCGTGGAATGGAAACTAATGCCAGTGGCGCAGCTAAAGTTATCCCTATTGATGCAAAACCTTTTAAAAGGAACAAACTCATTAGTATCCTCAAAGAACAACCGAGTTCACCTGCAAAAGTGCATGGGACTAAcgaatttgatttatcaaaaaaatatcccTTAAGAATACTACTAGCAGAAGACAATCTTTTGAATTATAAAGTATGTTTGAAGCATTTGGATAAATTGGGTTACAAGGCAGATCATGCAAAGGATGGAGTAATAGTTTTGGATAAATGCAAAGAATTActagaaaaaaatgaaaaatatgatGTCATCTTGATGGATATTCAAATGCCTCGTAAGGATGGTATTACTGCTACAAGGGATTTGAAGACATTATTTCACACGTACCAAAAGGAAAGCTGGTTACCGGTGATCGTTGCATTGACAGCTAATGTTGCTGGAGATGACAAAAAGAAGTGTTTAGAGGAGGGaatgtttgattttattaccAAGCCCATTTTACCGAAAGAGCTTAGGCGTATTCTAACAAAGGTGGGTGAATCTGTGAATATATAA
- the HOG1 gene encoding map kinase hog1, putative: MSADGEFTRTQIFGTVFEITNRYTELNPVGMGAFGLVCSAVDRLTGQNVAVKKVMKPFSTSVLAKRTYRELKLLKHLKHENLITLDDIFISPLEDIYFVNELQGTDLHRLLSSRPLEKQFIQYFTYQIMRGLKYIHSAGVIHRDLKPSNILINENCDLKICDFGLARLQDPQMTGYVSTRYYRAPEIMLTWQKYDTEVDLWSVGCILAEMIEGKPLFPGKDHVHQFSIITELLGSPPADVIDTICSENTLRFVQSLPHRDPIPFSERFASCTHVEPEAIDLLAKMLVFDPKKRISAAEGLTHPYMEPYHDPTDEPVCESKFDWSFNDADLPVDTWRVMMYSEILDFHQTVGVANETEGSEHPDQQSDQNNLDSSNGA; encoded by the coding sequence atgtCTGCTGACGGAGAATTTACAAGAACCCAGATATTTGGAACagtttttgaaatcacTAATAGATATACTGAGCTAAATCCCGTGGGAATGGGGGCATTTGGGTTGGTGTGCTCAGCCGTCGATAGATTAACTGGTCAAAATGTTGCTGTGAAAAAAGTCATGAAACCTTTTCTGACTTCAGTATTGGCCAAAAGAACCTACAGAGAATTAAAGTTGTTAAAGCATTTGAAACATGAGAATTTGATTACTTTAGATGATATTTTCATATCTCCCTTGGAAGATATTTACTTTGTCAATGAATTGCAAGGTACCGATTTACATAGGTTGTTGAGCTCAAGACCTTTagaaaaacaattcattcaatatTTCACATATCAAATTATGAGAGGATTAAAATACATTCATTCTGCCGGAGTTATTCATCGTGATTTGAAACCATCCAATATCTTGATCAATGAAAACTGTGATTTGAAGATTTGCGATTTTGGCCTTGCAAGACTTCAAGATCCACAAATGACTGGTTACGTATCAACCAGGTATTACCGTGCACCTGAAATCATGTTGACTTGGCAGAAATACGACACCGAAGTCGACTTATGGTCTGTGGGTTGTATTTTAGCAGAAATGATTGAAGGTAAGCCACTATTCCCCGGGAAGGATCACGTGCACCAGTTCTCTATTATAACGGAATTATTGGGTTCACCTCCTGCTGATGTTATTGATACTATCTGTTCTGAAAATACCTTAAGATTTGTCCAATCGTTGCCACATAGAGACCCTATTCCATTTAGTGAAAGATTTGCTTCTTGTACTCACGTGGAACCAGAAGCAATAGATTTATTGGCTAAAATGCTAGTTTTTGACCCTAAAAAGAGAATTAGTGCTGCAGAAGGTTTGACCCATCCTTATATGGAGCCATATCATGATCCAACCGATGAGCCGGTTTGTGAAAGTAAATTTGATTGGAGTTTTAATGATGCAGACTTGCCAGTGGATACCTGGAGAGTTATGATGTACAGTGAAATTTTAGACTTTCATCAAACTGTTGGTGTGGCAAACGAGACTGAGGGTTCTGAACATCCAGATCAGCAACTGGATCAAAATAACTTGGACTCAAGCAATGGAGCATAA